In the Candidatus Dependentiae bacterium genome, one interval contains:
- a CDS encoding PilN domain-containing protein, which yields MIKINLFSKKILLIKIQEKAINISQLIDQNDKYKLFNTQKIALDNLEILDNKLFNFSQIFLIIKNYLNYFKIKKAKTIIILEKVPTDLMLLQIVLLISKIGLKIAKIINLNNLTKDDNMLDFLNKKEIDNNLDFFKQFEKPNKKINIFYFFIILLFASIEIIFFSKTLNQKNILIKNLETQINAISLQTQTIKKELKIKQDLTAKNENLAKNIKKIDLHKIKNQKLYSILSSLPQILPKQTKLTKIAFDKNAKHKKQLLLLGQSLKQEEISIFAQNLEKNINLKKVKLLNIQKEKKTALESVYNFKINCLIKSQ from the coding sequence TTGATTAAAATAAATTTATTTTCAAAGAAAATATTGCTAATTAAAATACAAGAAAAAGCTATAAATATATCGCAATTAATAGACCAAAATGATAAATACAAATTATTTAACACTCAAAAAATAGCTTTGGATAATTTAGAAATTTTAGATAATAAATTATTTAACTTTTCGCAAATATTTTTAATCATAAAAAATTACTTGAATTATTTTAAAATAAAAAAAGCAAAAACTATAATAATTTTAGAAAAAGTGCCAACAGATTTAATGCTTTTACAAATAGTTTTACTTATATCTAAAATCGGCTTAAAAATTGCAAAAATTATAAATTTGAACAATTTAACGAAAGACGATAATATGCTTGATTTTTTAAATAAAAAAGAAATTGATAATAATCTTGATTTTTTCAAACAATTTGAAAAACCAAATAAAAAAATTAATATTTTTTATTTTTTTATAATTTTATTATTTGCAAGCATTGAAATAATATTTTTTTCAAAGACTTTAAATCAAAAAAATATTTTAATTAAAAATCTTGAAACACAAATAAATGCTATTTCGCTCCAAACGCAAACGATTAAAAAAGAACTAAAAATCAAACAAGATTTAACTGCCAAAAACGAAAATTTGGCAAAAAACATAAAAAAAATAGATCTGCATAAAATCAAAAACCAAAAATTATACTCAATTTTATCGAGCTTACCCCAAATACTTCCAAAACAAACTAAATTAACAAAAATAGCTTTTGATAAAAATGCTAAACATAAAAAACAACTATTGCTTTTGGGCCAAAGCTTAAAACAAGAAGAAATCTCTATTTTTGCCCAAAATTTGGAGAAAAATATAAATTTAAAAAAAGTAAAACTATTAAATATACAAAAAGAAAAAAAAACTGCCCTGGAATCAGTTTATAATTTCAAAATCAATTGTCTTATAAAAAGTCAATAA
- a CDS encoding carbohydrate kinase family protein: MKKILTIGGSTQDIYLRYDGADYMTINQKLCESKYILLKSGDKIEVDNILYFTGGGATNSAVSFKRLGFDVSCFTKIGDDQAGQQVIDDLKSENINCKNIIKTKEIQTGTSFVIHTTSKERTIFAYRGANGFIKKSEIPFDVIKKSDQIYITSLSHHSSQILPEIVKFASKNKIKVAINPGISQLSHGTLKLKESLKYINTLIMNSDEAKSFMIALIENDKIYKEILKESKCENVCIQDNSIKPVLLEKPILHQDYYFSIRKFFKETLKMGPEIVVITDGANGVYAAYKNKIYFHPSIKTQITDTLGAGDAFGSCFIASLLSDKNIKQSLFNGITNSSSVIEKMGAKPGLLTKKQLNSKKINLKLIQEFDLD, encoded by the coding sequence ATGAAAAAAATATTAACAATAGGCGGCTCAACGCAAGACATCTATCTTAGATATGACGGTGCCGACTATATGACAATTAACCAAAAATTATGTGAATCAAAATATATTCTTTTAAAATCAGGCGACAAAATAGAAGTTGATAACATTTTATATTTTACCGGTGGAGGCGCTACCAATTCTGCCGTATCTTTTAAAAGACTGGGATTTGATGTTTCATGTTTTACAAAAATAGGTGATGATCAAGCCGGTCAACAAGTTATAGATGATTTAAAAAGTGAAAATATAAATTGCAAAAATATAATAAAAACAAAAGAAATTCAAACCGGAACATCATTCGTAATACATACGACATCAAAAGAAAGAACCATATTTGCATATCGCGGTGCAAACGGTTTTATAAAAAAAAGTGAAATACCATTTGATGTTATAAAAAAATCTGACCAGATCTATATTACATCTCTAAGCCATCATTCTTCGCAAATTTTGCCTGAAATAGTGAAATTCGCAAGTAAAAATAAAATTAAAGTAGCAATTAACCCAGGTATAAGCCAATTATCACATGGAACATTAAAATTAAAAGAATCTTTAAAATATATAAACACTTTAATTATGAACAGCGATGAAGCAAAATCATTTATGATCGCACTAATAGAAAATGATAAAATATATAAAGAAATTTTAAAAGAATCCAAATGTGAAAACGTTTGCATACAAGATAATTCAATTAAACCTGTGTTGCTGGAAAAACCAATATTGCATCAAGATTACTATTTTAGTATTCGAAAATTTTTTAAAGAAACACTAAAAATGGGTCCTGAGATTGTTGTAATCACAGACGGCGCCAATGGAGTTTACGCTGCATATAAAAATAAAATATATTTTCACCCAAGCATAAAAACTCAAATAACAGATACCTTGGGTGCCGGCGATGCTTTTGGATCATGTTTTATAGCAAGTTTACTTTCAGATAAAAATATAAAGCAATCTCTGTTTAATGGTATTACAAACAGCTCATCAGTTATAGAAAAAATGGGAGCAAAACCGGGGCTTTTAACAAAAAAACAACTCAATTCAAAAAAAATAAATTTAAAATTAATTCAAGAGTTCGATCTTGATTAA